The following nucleotide sequence is from Thermostaphylospora chromogena.
CCCGCCCGCCGCTTGGAGCCGGATCTCCAGCGGCTCCTCGGTCGCCAGGTCGTCGCGCCGGTCCCGGGCGGCGCCCGCCACGACCTCGCGCACCCGCGTCCGGGTGGTGGGGCCGGGCCGGATCGCGGTCACGGCTCCACCTTGGAGATCGTGACCAGCGCGTTGTAGTCGGGGATGCGGGCGTCCGGCGAGCGGCGGTCGCCCTCCAGCAGCACGTTGCCCTCCGGCCAGTGCACCTGCAGGTTGCCGGGGGTGAGCGGGGCGCGCAGGACGCGGCCGGTGAACGTGCGTCCGGTGGCGGTGCGCAGTTCCACCCGCGTGCCGTCGGGCAGGCCCAGCCGGTCGGCGTCGTACGGGCTGATCAGCACCGCCTCGCGGACCGCGCCGTTGAAGGCGTCGCGGTGCTCGTGGACCATGCTGTTGAACTGCTTGCCCCGCCGGGTGGCGACGGCGAACGCGCCGTCGGGCCGTTCCAGGGCGGGCGGCGTCACCGGCGAGAAGCGTCCCCGGCCGTCGGAGGTGGGGAAGCTGCCGTCCCGGCACAGGTGGCGCCCGCCGTACTGCACGTTGTCCCCGAACGCCGACAGCCCGGCGATGCCGGCGTAGAACGGCACGGCACGCTCGATGTCCTGCCTGATCTGCGGGGTGCCGGTGTAGCGGATCCGGTCGGCGAGCTCGGGACGGGCGCGGGCGGCCAGTTCGGTGAAGATGCGCCACTCCGGCCACGCCTCGCCGATCCGCGGCCCCGGCACCTCGGGGGAGAAGATGATCCGCCGTTCGGTCGAGGTCTCGGTGACGCCTCCGGCCATCTCGTAGCGGGTCTGCGCGGGCAGCAGGAGCACGTCGCCCTCGCCGGGCACGAGCATCTGCGAGGACGGCACGATGTCGATGTGCACCCGCAGGCCGATCCGGGCCAGGGCGGCGCGCACGTACTCGGGGTCGGGCAGCACCTCCAGGAAGTTGCCGCCGGAGGAGATCAGCGCGTCCAGCTCGCCCGCGTGTGCGGCGTCGATCATCTCGGTCGCGGTGAGTCCCGGCTCGGACGGCACCGGGAACCCCCACAGTTCGCTGAAACGCGCGGCGTTCTCCTCGGTGACGGGCAGTCCGCCGGGCAGCCCGGTCGCGTAGGCGCCCATCTCCGCCCCGCCCTGCACCCCGCTGTGCCCGCGTATCGGCATCAGCCCGCAATGGTCGCGGCCGACGAAGCCGCGCGCCAGCGCGAGGTTCACGATCGCGCGCACGTTGTCCTCACCGTGCACGTGCTGGGTGATGCCCATCGACCAGACCAGCACCGCCGACCGCGCCTCGCCCAGCAGCTTGGCCAGCTCGAACATCTGCTCCCTGGTCGCGCCCGATACCGCCTCCAGCGTCTCCCACGACTGTTCGGCGATGGCGCGGCGGGTCTCCGGGAAGCCGGTGGTGTGCGCGTCGATGAACGCCTTGTCCACCCAATCGTTCTCGATCAGGTGTTTGAGCACGCCGTTGAGGAAGCCGATGTCGCCGCCGATGTGCACGCCGAAGAAGTAGTCGGTGATCTTGGTGCCGAAGACGGCGGATTCGACGTTGGACGGCACCCAGTAGCGGTCCATGCCCGGCTCGCGGTAGGCGTTGACCATCGCCACCCGGGTGCCGGCCTTCTTGGCGTGATAGAGGTACTTCATCGCCACCGGCTGGTTGTTCGCGGGGTTGGACCCGATGAACACGATCAGGTCCGAGCCGATCCAGTCGGTGTAGGAACAGGTGGTGGCGGCCACGCCGAGGGTCTGCTTGAGCGCGATCGTGGACGGCGAGTGGCAGATGCGCGCGGCGTTGTCGATGGAGTTGGTCCCCAGCGCGCGCATCGCCTTCTGCGCGGCGAAGTAGTTCTCGTTCGGCACGCCGCGGCTGGTCAGGTAGGCGGCGACGCGCCCGCCGCGCATCCGCTCCGCCGCGAGGTCCAATGCCTCGTCCCAGCTCACGCGGGTGAAGCCGGGTTCGCCCTTGCGGCGTAGCATCGGGTACGGCAGGCGGCCGAGCCCGCGCAGCTCCTCGCCGCGCATGCCCTCCAGGGCGGAGACGTCGGCCAGGACGGCGGGGTCCAGGGCGGGCATCGTGTTGAGCGGCAGCAGCCGCAGCCGGATGTTGCACAGGTGCACTTCGGGCATGGTCCAGTCCCGCATGCCCTTGGTGCCGAGTGCGCACCCGTCGCAGGTGCCGCGGGTGAGGATGCGCCAGGCGTAACGCCGGTTGCCCTTCACCGCGCGGAACGCTTTCCACAACTCGAGGTAGTTGTTCGGTTTGCGTTCGCCGATCCCGAACGGCTTCCAGCTGGCCCAGTGGCGCGGGCGTTTCACCATGTGCCTATTGTCGGCCCGGCGGATGCCCCGCGCGAGACCGCCGCGCGGAGCGGAAGGATAGGGGCCATGACCGACTCGCCGTATACCGATCTGGACCGGCCGCCGCTGTCGCAGTCGGCGCTGAACCGTGCGCTGCTCCGTCCCGGCGGGCTGTGGACGCGCATCACGGTGGTGGACAGCACCGGCTCCACCAACGCCGATCTGGCCCGTGCGGCGCGCGAGGGCGCCCCGGAGGGCTCCGTGCTCGTCGCCGAGGTGCAGACGGCCGGTAAGGGCAGGCTCGGCCGTTCCTGGACGGCGCCGCCCCGGTCGGCGCTCACCTTCTCCTTCCTGCTGCGTCCCCGGGTGCCCGTCGCCCGGCACGGCTGGCTGCCGCTGCTCGCCGGGCTGGGCGTGGTCTCGGGCGTGCGCCGGGTGGGTGAGGTGGAGGCCCGCCTGAAGTGGCCAAACGACGTGCTGATCGGCGAGCGCAAGCTGGCCGGGGTGCTCGCCGAGCGCGTGGACGACGCGGTGATCGTCGGTATCGGGCTCAACGTCGGTCTGCGCGCCGAGGAGCTGCCGGTGGCGACGGCGACGTCGCTGGCGGTGGCGGGGGCGGCGTCCACCGACCGCGAGCCGCTGCTGAAAGCGGTGCTGCGCGCGATCGAGGCCGGTTATCGGGAGTGGACGGCGGCGGGCGGTGACGCCGACGCCTGCGGGCTGCGCCCGGCCTATCTGGCGGCCAGCGCGACGGTCGGCGGCCGGGTCAGGGTGGAGCTGCCGGGGGAGCAGACGCTGCTGGGCCGGGCCACGGGCGTGGACGAGTCGGGGCGGCTGCTGGTCGAGCCGGACGACCCCGATGAGGGCGGCGAGCGCGCGGTGAGCGCGGGCGACGTGGTGCACGTACGGCCCCGCCTGTGATCTTCCAGGGGCGGGCCGGCGCAGGCCGCGGCGTGGGGCACGGACCGTAGCAGCAGTCGGGCGCGGCGTGTCACGATGATCAGCATGACTCTGCCTGACCACCACCTCACCGAAGGGGAGCAGCGAGTCCTTTCCATCGATCCGCACTGGAAGCGCCTCACCGTGCCGTTCATCGCGCTCATCCTCCTCGCGGCGGTCTCCGGTGCGGGGATCTACCTCATCCCGGACGAGTTCGCGTACGCGCTCCACGCGCGGCTGGCCGTGGCGGCGGTCGCCCTCGTCCTGATGGTCATCTGGTCGTTCGTCCCCTACCTGCGGTGGAAGAACACCGTGTACGTGTTCACCACGCACCGGATCAAGATCACCACGGGGGTGATGGACCAGGCCGTCGACGAGATCCCGCTGGCCGCGCTGAACGCCGTCGGTTCCGAACAGACGCTGCTGGATCGGCTGTTGGGCTGCGGCACGCTCACCGTCGATCCCGGCGGGGATCGCGGAACGGTCGCCCTGCGCGATGTGCCGAAGGTACGCGAGGTCCGCGCCGAGCTGTTCCGCCTGCTGGAGGAAGCCTCCAGCGGGAAACCCGGTGGGGGGTGAGCGGGCGTCGGCACCACCCCGCGGTGGCGTAAGGTCCAAGGCGGGGGAAACATGGGCGAATCACGAACCGACTGCCGGTCGGAGGGGGACGAGCACGGTCCACGTGCCACCTCCCGGCGGCCGACCGCGGAGCAGATCGAACGGCTGCTGCTGCCCGGGCCGCCGCGCTACACGCGCAAGCAGGTCGCGGAGGCGGCGGGCGTGCCGCAGGAACTGGCCGAGCGCATCTGGCGGGCGCTCGGCTTCGCCACGCATCCCGACGACGCGGTCGCCTTCACCGACGCCGACGTGGCGGCGCTGCGCAGGGTCCGCACCATCCTCGCCGAGGACCTGCTCGGTGAGCGGACGGTGATCCGGCTCGCCAGGGCGCTCGGCCAGACCACCGCCCGGCTGGCCCAGTGGCAGGCCGAGATCATGATCAGTGCGGTGAGCGGTGAGGGCGGGGCGCCGAGCGACCGGGACATGGCGCGGATACTGGAGATCGCCGAGCGGCTGCTGCCCGACTTCGAGACCGTGCTGCTCCACGTCTGGCGGGCGCAGCTCGCCGCCGCGGGCACCCGCCTGCTCACCGTCGCCGACCTCAACGACGACATCGCATCCGGCAAGCTCACCATCGCCGTCGGATTCGCCGACCTGGTGTCGTTCACGCAGGTCTCCCGGGAGCTGGACGAGCGGGGGCTGGCCGAGCTCGTGGAGGGCTTCGAGTCGCGCGCCTCCGACGTCGTCGCCGCGCACGGCGCGCGCCTGGTCAAGACGCTCGGCGACGAGATCCTGTTCACCGCCGCGGCCCCGGAGATCGCCGCGGTGCTCGCGCTCGACCTGATCCGCGCTCTCAAAGAGGACGGCGACGGCCCCGACGTGCGGATCGGCCTGGCATACGGCCCGGTCGTGCCGATGATGGGCGACGTCTTCGGCACCACCGTGAACCTCGCGGCCCGGCTCACCGCGATCGCCCGTCCGGGCACGATCCTGGTGAACGAGGAGATGGCGCTGGCCCTCGACGGCGTCGCCGAGGTGGAGCTGCACCGCATCCGCCGCAGGCCCGCCCGCGGGCTCGGCATGGTCCAGCCGTACGTGCTGCGCGCCAAGCGCGCTCCCGCGTGACCGCCGCGGTACGGCGGCGAGGCGGGCGTGATCTGCGGGGGTGAGTTTGATAAGACGGGCGTGGGGGTTCGTCCGCCATGGTGATGCGCGGCGCGCTCCGGACGATGTCGCGCGACGTCACCGGGTCCGCGTAGCGGCGGGACGGACACCCGGACCGTTTCGAGCGGAAGCGAGGTGGCGACGGTGCCATACGAAGTGCGGGGAGTGGTCGCTAAGGGCAAGGGCGAACCGGTCTCGCTGGAGACCGTGCTGGTGCCCGATCCCGGACCGGGCGAAGCCGTGGTGAACGTGCAAGCGTGCGGGGTGTGCCACACCGATCTGCACTACCGTGAGGGCGGCATCACCGACGAGTTCCCGTTCCTGCTCGGCCATGAGGCCGCGGGCACCGTCGAGGCCGTCGGCCCCGGCGTCACCGAGGTCGAGCCCGGCGACTACGTGATCCTCAACTGGCGGGCGGTCTGCGGCCGGTGCCGTGCCTGTCTGCGCGGGCGTCCGTGGTACTGCTTCGACACCCACAACGCCGCGCAGAAGATGACCCTCGCCGACGGCACCCCCTTGACCCCGGCGCTCGGCATCGGCGCGTTCGTGGACAAGACGCTCGTGGCGGCGGGCCAGTGCACGAAGGTCGATCCGCGGGCCAGGCCGGCGGCCGCCGGCCTGCTCGGCTGCGGGGTGATGGCCGGGCTCGGCGCGGCGCTCAACACCGGCCAGGTGGGCAGGGGC
It contains:
- a CDS encoding FdhF/YdeP family oxidoreductase → MVKRPRHWASWKPFGIGERKPNNYLELWKAFRAVKGNRRYAWRILTRGTCDGCALGTKGMRDWTMPEVHLCNIRLRLLPLNTMPALDPAVLADVSALEGMRGEELRGLGRLPYPMLRRKGEPGFTRVSWDEALDLAAERMRGGRVAAYLTSRGVPNENYFAAQKAMRALGTNSIDNAARICHSPSTIALKQTLGVAATTCSYTDWIGSDLIVFIGSNPANNQPVAMKYLYHAKKAGTRVAMVNAYREPGMDRYWVPSNVESAVFGTKITDYFFGVHIGGDIGFLNGVLKHLIENDWVDKAFIDAHTTGFPETRRAIAEQSWETLEAVSGATREQMFELAKLLGEARSAVLVWSMGITQHVHGEDNVRAIVNLALARGFVGRDHCGLMPIRGHSGVQGGAEMGAYATGLPGGLPVTEENAARFSELWGFPVPSEPGLTATEMIDAAHAGELDALISSGGNFLEVLPDPEYVRAALARIGLRVHIDIVPSSQMLVPGEGDVLLLPAQTRYEMAGGVTETSTERRIIFSPEVPGPRIGEAWPEWRIFTELAARARPELADRIRYTGTPQIRQDIERAVPFYAGIAGLSAFGDNVQYGGRHLCRDGSFPTSDGRGRFSPVTPPALERPDGAFAVATRRGKQFNSMVHEHRDAFNGAVREAVLISPYDADRLGLPDGTRVELRTATGRTFTGRVLRAPLTPGNLQVHWPEGNVLLEGDRRSPDARIPDYNALVTISKVEP
- a CDS encoding biotin--[acetyl-CoA-carboxylase] ligase — its product is MTDSPYTDLDRPPLSQSALNRALLRPGGLWTRITVVDSTGSTNADLARAAREGAPEGSVLVAEVQTAGKGRLGRSWTAPPRSALTFSFLLRPRVPVARHGWLPLLAGLGVVSGVRRVGEVEARLKWPNDVLIGERKLAGVLAERVDDAVIVGIGLNVGLRAEELPVATATSLAVAGAASTDREPLLKAVLRAIEAGYREWTAAGGDADACGLRPAYLAASATVGGRVRVELPGEQTLLGRATGVDESGRLLVEPDDPDEGGERAVSAGDVVHVRPRL
- a CDS encoding PH domain-containing protein, with translation MTLPDHHLTEGEQRVLSIDPHWKRLTVPFIALILLAAVSGAGIYLIPDEFAYALHARLAVAAVALVLMVIWSFVPYLRWKNTVYVFTTHRIKITTGVMDQAVDEIPLAALNAVGSEQTLLDRLLGCGTLTVDPGGDRGTVALRDVPKVREVRAELFRLLEEASSGKPGGG
- a CDS encoding adenylate/guanylate cyclase domain-containing protein, which codes for MGESRTDCRSEGDEHGPRATSRRPTAEQIERLLLPGPPRYTRKQVAEAAGVPQELAERIWRALGFATHPDDAVAFTDADVAALRRVRTILAEDLLGERTVIRLARALGQTTARLAQWQAEIMISAVSGEGGAPSDRDMARILEIAERLLPDFETVLLHVWRAQLAAAGTRLLTVADLNDDIASGKLTIAVGFADLVSFTQVSRELDERGLAELVEGFESRASDVVAAHGARLVKTLGDEILFTAAAPEIAAVLALDLIRALKEDGDGPDVRIGLAYGPVVPMMGDVFGTTVNLAARLTAIARPGTILVNEEMALALDGVAEVELHRIRRRPARGLGMVQPYVLRAKRAPA